From Candidatus Manganitrophus morganii, the proteins below share one genomic window:
- the gmk gene encoding guanylate kinase: MDRKGIIFVVSAPSGAGKTSLCREVAKLVPNLQYSISYTTRSPRPGETHGKDYFFVDEATFRNMIDKNDFIEWAEVHGNLYGTSRELLMDWVNRGIDVVLDIDSQGAMTIKKKYNDGVYVYILPPSFEVLRQRLVDRKSDSSEEISRRLQKAREEIWNYRQYYYLIVNSEFHKALKELEAVMIAERIKMKQMNLSWIEETFIKQMSKEI; this comes from the coding sequence ATGGATAGAAAAGGAATTATATTCGTTGTCTCGGCCCCTTCCGGTGCGGGGAAGACCTCTCTGTGCAGGGAGGTCGCCAAGCTGGTTCCAAACCTCCAGTATTCGATCTCTTATACGACGCGCTCTCCCCGGCCGGGAGAGACGCATGGGAAGGATTACTTTTTCGTCGATGAGGCGACCTTCCGAAACATGATCGATAAAAACGATTTCATCGAGTGGGCGGAGGTGCATGGGAATCTTTACGGCACTTCGCGCGAGCTTTTGATGGATTGGGTGAACCGCGGGATCGATGTGGTCTTGGACATCGACTCTCAAGGGGCGATGACGATCAAGAAAAAATATAACGACGGCGTGTATGTTTACATCCTTCCCCCCTCCTTCGAAGTGCTGCGGCAGCGTTTGGTCGATCGAAAATCGGATTCTTCGGAAGAGATTTCACGGCGCCTTCAAAAGGCGCGTGAAGAGATCTGGAATTACCGGCAATATTATTATCTGATCGTGAATTCGGAATTTCACAAAGCATTGAAGGAACTCGAAGCGGTCATGATCGCCGAACGGATTAAAATGAAGCAGATGAATCTTTCCTGGATCGAGGAGACCTTTATCAAGCAGATGAGCAAGGAAATCTGA
- the rpoZ gene encoding DNA-directed RNA polymerase subunit omega — MEIISLPVETDYSKIDSRYRLVIIASQRARQLMEGAKQTQQSRHAKASTIALEEVLGDELEVLYGKEAKQAQRDAKRLREEMKTRQLLTEREEELASEIRKDLSVYLEEAKRQEVAPPEPVVKEEKEE, encoded by the coding sequence ATGGAAATTATTTCTCTTCCCGTTGAGACAGATTATTCGAAGATCGATTCCCGGTATCGGTTGGTGATCATTGCGTCGCAGCGGGCGCGGCAGCTGATGGAGGGGGCGAAGCAGACGCAACAAAGCCGGCATGCCAAGGCGAGCACGATTGCGCTTGAAGAGGTGCTCGGGGATGAATTGGAAGTCCTCTATGGAAAAGAAGCGAAACAGGCGCAGCGCGATGCAAAACGCCTGCGTGAGGAGATGAAAACCCGTCAGTTGCTGACCGAACGGGAAGAGGAGTTGGCAAGCGAAATTCGAAAGGATTTGAGCGTTTACCTGGAGGAGGCGAAGCGGCAAGAAGTGGCGCCTCCGGAGCCGGTTGTCAAGGAGGAGAAAGAGGAATAA
- a CDS encoding DUF370 domain-containing protein, translated as MPFKLVNIGFGNVVPASRIVAVVAANSSPMRRFKEEARAGGKLVDASQGRKTRTVIITDSGHVILSAIQPETIAQRFASDEDGLPAGSAPLDEKKGRKRRSS; from the coding sequence GTGCCGTTTAAGCTGGTGAATATTGGATTCGGAAATGTGGTCCCTGCATCACGGATCGTTGCCGTTGTCGCGGCGAACTCTTCTCCGATGAGACGCTTCAAAGAAGAGGCGAGGGCGGGAGGAAAGCTTGTCGATGCGTCCCAGGGGAGGAAAACGCGCACCGTGATCATCACCGACAGCGGCCATGTGATCCTCTCCGCCATTCAGCCGGAGACGATTGCGCAGCGATTCGCTTCGGATGAAGACGGGCTCCCCGCCGGTTCCGCTCCCCTCGATGAGAAGAAGGGGAGAAAACGTCGCTCTTCATGA
- a CDS encoding DUF2203 domain-containing protein has product MAEYKTKRIFTYEEALEALPQVQKITTEAIQEISVLAAQIFALRDEDQKKRYEKQQAVIVNNWVQTLEQMGCEVKGLWLVDFDNGEGYYCWQYPESNLEYFHGYTEGFAGRSKLF; this is encoded by the coding sequence ATGGCAGAATACAAGACAAAGCGCATTTTTACATACGAAGAGGCCCTCGAAGCACTTCCTCAGGTCCAAAAAATCACCACAGAAGCGATTCAAGAGATCAGCGTTCTCGCGGCCCAGATTTTCGCCCTTCGCGATGAAGATCAAAAGAAGCGGTACGAAAAACAGCAGGCGGTAATCGTGAACAATTGGGTTCAGACCCTTGAGCAGATGGGGTGTGAAGTCAAAGGGCTCTGGCTGGTCGATTTCGACAATGGGGAAGGATATTACTGTTGGCAATATCCCGAATCAAACCTTGAATATTTCCACGGCTACACGGAAGGGTTTGCGGGGCGAAGCAAGCTGTTTTAA
- a CDS encoding YicC family protein, protein MIRSMTGYGRSEGNYKGRPVAVELRSVNHRYCDVVIRLPKLLAPLEETFKKKVQARFSRGHIELSINFNSSGNAPKELKLDLESAEAYHRILKKLKTSLHLSGEIDVALMSHFREIITTSEPEEDTAPLGRFVDRMVERSMRALEKMRGEEGRALGEDLAGHLDELDRMLGLIKQQEKKAVQAYHERLQKRVSELTQGIAVDPARLAQEVAILVDRSDISEETARLKTHLEQFRKMLQKDEAVGRALEFVVQEMNREVNTIGSKANDVTISLQVVAMKSGLEKIREQVQNIE, encoded by the coding sequence ATGATCCGAAGTATGACCGGCTACGGCAGGTCGGAGGGGAACTATAAAGGACGTCCTGTCGCGGTGGAGCTTCGATCAGTGAATCACCGCTACTGTGATGTCGTCATCCGCCTTCCAAAGCTGCTCGCACCGCTTGAGGAGACATTCAAAAAAAAGGTGCAAGCGCGCTTTTCCAGGGGGCACATTGAGCTCTCCATCAACTTCAACAGCTCGGGTAATGCTCCAAAAGAGCTCAAGCTCGATCTGGAGTCGGCCGAGGCGTACCATCGCATTCTAAAAAAACTGAAGACATCGCTCCATCTGAGCGGAGAGATCGACGTGGCCCTGATGAGCCATTTCAGAGAGATCATTACGACCTCCGAGCCGGAGGAAGACACGGCCCCGCTGGGACGATTTGTCGATCGGATGGTGGAGCGATCGATGCGTGCGCTGGAGAAGATGCGTGGTGAAGAGGGGAGGGCGCTCGGTGAAGATTTGGCGGGTCATCTCGATGAATTGGACCGTATGCTGGGCCTCATCAAACAACAGGAGAAAAAGGCGGTCCAAGCTTACCATGAGCGGCTTCAAAAGCGGGTTTCCGAATTGACCCAAGGAATCGCCGTTGATCCCGCGCGTCTGGCTCAAGAAGTTGCCATTCTGGTCGACCGGAGCGACATCAGCGAGGAGACGGCCCGTTTGAAAACCCACCTGGAGCAGTTCCGAAAAATGCTCCAGAAGGATGAGGCGGTCGGGCGCGCCCTGGAATTTGTAGTGCAAGAGATGAATCGGGAAGTGAATACGATCGGCTCCAAGGCGAACGACGTCACCATCTCTCTGCAGGTGGTTGCCATGAAAAGCGGGCTTGAGAAGATCCGGGAGCAGGTTCAAAATATCGAGTAG
- a CDS encoding Fe(2+)-trafficking protein has protein sequence MADVTCIRCGQTRAEIEGMPYGGKVGVELKAKVCNVCWKEWYDMSVKIINEYRLNLREPTAREFLATQMRIFFKMQAPPPGDGIQIKDTPDKASGG, from the coding sequence ATGGCGGATGTGACCTGTATTCGGTGCGGTCAAACGCGGGCGGAGATCGAAGGGATGCCGTACGGTGGAAAGGTCGGCGTGGAGCTCAAAGCGAAGGTCTGCAACGTCTGCTGGAAAGAGTGGTATGACATGTCGGTGAAGATCATCAACGAATACCGGTTGAATTTGCGGGAGCCGACGGCGCGGGAATTCCTGGCGACGCAGATGCGGATCTTTTTCAAAATGCAGGCGCCGCCCCCCGGCGACGGAATTCAGATTAAAGATACCCCCGATAAAGCCTCCGGCGGATAA
- the nth gene encoding endonuclease III, producing MSAKRLPKNLEEDRARMAEILRRLEKQFPEAETELSHEDPFQLLIATILSAQCTDARVNRVTPVLFRRYSTPDALAKADREELELIIRSTGFFKSKAKNILGCAAAIVDRFGGKVPVNMEALVTLPGVGRKTANVVLGSAFGKPAIVVDTHVRRVSNRLKWTRSEDPDQIEVDLSRLLPEEEWTVGSHRILLHGRYLCVARRPRCLECPLFDLCPAETEKKGAESRAKGRSHIDNTGGNGYNQAPPLVSEKYK from the coding sequence TTGTCGGCAAAACGCCTGCCAAAAAATCTGGAGGAAGATCGCGCCCGAATGGCCGAGATCCTTCGGCGTCTTGAGAAACAATTTCCGGAGGCCGAGACGGAGCTGAGTCATGAGGATCCCTTTCAGCTTTTAATCGCCACGATCCTTTCGGCCCAATGCACCGATGCGCGGGTCAACCGGGTGACGCCGGTCCTTTTCCGGAGGTATTCGACGCCGGACGCGCTTGCGAAGGCCGACCGGGAGGAGTTGGAGTTGATCATTCGATCGACCGGATTTTTCAAAAGCAAGGCCAAGAACATCCTTGGCTGTGCGGCGGCGATTGTGGACCGCTTCGGGGGAAAGGTCCCTGTGAATATGGAGGCGTTGGTGACCTTACCGGGGGTCGGTCGGAAAACGGCGAATGTCGTTTTGGGGAGCGCCTTCGGCAAACCGGCCATCGTGGTCGATACCCATGTTCGGCGTGTTTCCAATCGGTTAAAGTGGACGCGATCGGAAGATCCCGATCAGATCGAGGTCGATTTGAGCCGGCTGTTGCCGGAGGAGGAATGGACGGTTGGATCGCACCGGATCCTCCTACACGGGCGGTATCTCTGTGTGGCCCGCCGGCCGCGCTGTCTTGAGTGTCCGCTGTTCGATCTTTGCCCGGCCGAGACGGAAAAAAAAGGGGCGGAAAGCCGGGCAAAGGGCCGCTCTCACATTGACAATACGGGGGGCAACGGCTATAATCAAGCCCCACCTTTAGTGAGTGAAAAATACAAATGA
- a CDS encoding histone deacetylase, translating to MKTGFVSHPIYRQHDTGPAHPESPERLAAIEGHLVKSGLISELVEIKPADGPDLAAWIDTVHHPRYYETLKKMVPEDETVYLDPDTPFSPLSLAAAEKAVSGVLTAADRVMSGSIQNAFCAVRPPGHHAEADRAMGFCLFNNVAIAARYLQKKHHLERIFILDWDVHHGNGTQHLFYSDPTVFYFSTHQYPFYPGTGSERERGEGEGEGFTLNCPLSSGAGDSDILHRIETVMAPALAAFKPDFILISAGFDAHQSDPLASLQVTDEGFSEMTQIVRSLAETHCGGRIVSCLEGGYHLAALARSVGRHLEALSV from the coding sequence ATGAAGACCGGCTTTGTTTCCCATCCTATTTACCGCCAACACGATACCGGTCCGGCCCATCCGGAGTCGCCGGAGCGGCTTGCCGCGATCGAAGGACACCTCGTGAAGAGCGGTCTGATCTCGGAATTGGTCGAAATCAAACCGGCCGACGGTCCGGACCTGGCCGCCTGGATTGATACGGTCCACCATCCCCGTTATTACGAAACGTTAAAAAAAATGGTCCCCGAGGACGAAACGGTTTACCTCGATCCCGATACCCCTTTTTCCCCGCTGTCGCTGGCGGCGGCGGAGAAGGCGGTGAGCGGGGTTTTGACCGCCGCCGACCGGGTGATGTCGGGAAGCATCCAAAACGCTTTCTGTGCGGTCCGGCCGCCGGGCCATCATGCCGAAGCGGATCGGGCGATGGGATTCTGTCTCTTCAACAACGTCGCCATTGCCGCGCGGTATCTTCAGAAGAAGCATCATCTGGAGCGGATCTTTATCCTCGATTGGGACGTCCATCACGGGAACGGCACGCAGCATCTCTTTTATTCGGACCCGACCGTCTTCTACTTCAGCACCCACCAATATCCTTTTTATCCGGGGACCGGCTCCGAACGGGAGCGGGGAGAGGGGGAAGGGGAGGGATTTACGTTGAACTGCCCGCTTTCATCCGGGGCGGGCGATTCCGATATTCTTCATCGGATTGAAACGGTCATGGCGCCGGCGCTGGCGGCGTTCAAGCCCGACTTCATCCTGATTTCCGCCGGGTTTGACGCCCATCAGAGCGATCCGTTGGCAAGCCTCCAGGTGACCGATGAAGGCTTTTCGGAGATGACGCAAATCGTCCGGTCGCTCGCAGAGACCCACTGCGGAGGAAGGATCGTTTCCTGCTTGGAAGGGGGATATCACCTCGCTGCGCTCGCCCGGTCGGTTGGACGGCATCTTGAGGCATTATCTGTGTAG
- the coaBC gene encoding bifunctional phosphopantothenoylcysteine decarboxylase/phosphopantothenate--cysteine ligase CoaBC gives MLSGKKILLGITGSIAAYKSLQILRDLKSMRADVQVVLTPTAHRFVPPLTLQVFSGRPVFTDLFDPHEEVLHLTLAEKADLILIAPVTAHFIAKMAVGLADDLLGNLLLAASAPILIAPAMDVGMWDHPAVKENVSLLQKRGVQIIEPEVGPLASGKEGKGRLADEKIILERVISLLASERPLTGEVVLVTAGPTQEPIDPVRFISNRSSGKMGYALARAAKESGARVILVSGPTQMTSPSGVERIVVRTAEEMKKAVEARYSEATVVLMAAAVSDYRPEAASPQKMKKSGEALSVRLRETEDILAGLRLRKEKRIIVGFAAETEALVENARKKLFRKGLDLIVANDVTQEGAGFDVETNIAQLIDSKGRITPLPKMSKEALARYILEEVVRLKTVVS, from the coding sequence ATGCTTTCAGGAAAAAAAATTCTCCTCGGAATCACGGGAAGCATCGCCGCCTACAAATCGCTCCAGATTCTCCGCGACTTAAAGTCAATGAGGGCCGACGTTCAGGTCGTTCTTACCCCGACCGCCCACCGGTTTGTCCCCCCCCTGACCCTCCAGGTTTTTTCGGGAAGGCCGGTCTTCACCGATCTTTTTGACCCCCATGAAGAGGTCCTTCATCTGACCTTGGCCGAAAAGGCCGATCTGATCTTAATCGCGCCGGTCACTGCTCACTTTATCGCCAAAATGGCGGTTGGTCTCGCTGATGACCTTTTAGGAAATTTGCTCTTGGCGGCTTCCGCTCCCATCCTCATCGCCCCTGCCATGGATGTCGGGATGTGGGATCACCCGGCCGTCAAAGAAAATGTGTCGCTTCTTCAGAAACGGGGCGTCCAGATCATCGAGCCGGAGGTCGGTCCCCTTGCTTCCGGCAAGGAGGGAAAAGGGAGACTGGCGGATGAAAAGATCATCCTTGAAAGGGTTATCTCCCTCCTCGCCTCGGAGCGCCCATTAACGGGAGAGGTCGTTCTCGTGACGGCGGGACCGACGCAAGAGCCGATCGATCCGGTCCGTTTTATCTCGAATCGATCTTCCGGAAAGATGGGTTATGCCTTGGCTCGCGCCGCCAAAGAGTCGGGCGCGCGCGTCATTTTAGTCAGCGGTCCGACACAGATGACTTCTCCTTCAGGGGTGGAGCGGATCGTCGTTCGGACTGCGGAGGAGATGAAGAAAGCGGTTGAAGCGCGCTACAGCGAAGCCACGGTCGTCCTAATGGCGGCCGCCGTCAGCGACTACCGGCCTGAGGCGGCTTCCCCGCAAAAAATGAAAAAGAGCGGCGAGGCTCTATCGGTTCGCTTAAGAGAGACCGAAGATATCTTAGCGGGATTACGGCTTCGAAAAGAAAAGAGGATCATCGTCGGCTTTGCCGCGGAGACCGAGGCCTTGGTTGAAAACGCTCGGAAAAAGCTTTTCAGGAAAGGGTTGGATCTGATCGTGGCGAACGATGTCACCCAGGAAGGGGCCGGGTTTGATGTGGAAACAAATATCGCACAACTCATTGATTCAAAAGGAAGAATAACACCACTTCCGAAAATGTCCAAAGAGGCGCTTGCCCGGTATATCCTGGAAGAGGTTGTCCGGCTCAAAACGGTCGTTTCTTGA
- a CDS encoding tetratricopeptide repeat protein — translation MSDKIVSPEIVKLMDKITQNPTSRLFVPLAEEYLKCEMVDEAIIVLVEGIKNHPSYVAARVMLGKIYLQKSQISEAQAEFEQVIAINSDNILAHKKLAMIYQGQGQLQRALEACKKVLIIDPSDKEAKGLAGVLENSVASSAPPGEAAVLSNASALSEPNPVSGTETVSETGMEDANFLSPVESLPPVEAVLSQAPSPEVPIEESLMPVEPSAPVVEIASGVQAEPIPADPEVNVPEVFENPVVAHDERVAEAPIESPVIAEENGFAQEDSWEGDKTVVAGFEIPSSEKEPLFPSVEGASTPEKVDKKEESLLSTTLASLYMSQGHYQQAADVYEKLMARDPSDEESRQGLEKALQSLLLKQGGGGASQESSGADDPKKKKAQRLQSWLDSIRKKNES, via the coding sequence ATGTCGGATAAAATCGTTTCTCCCGAAATCGTGAAGCTGATGGACAAGATCACGCAGAATCCGACATCGCGTCTTTTTGTCCCATTGGCGGAAGAATACCTGAAGTGCGAGATGGTCGATGAGGCCATTATCGTATTGGTGGAAGGAATTAAAAACCACCCCAGTTATGTCGCTGCACGGGTCATGCTTGGGAAGATCTACTTACAGAAGAGCCAGATCTCGGAGGCGCAAGCGGAGTTCGAACAGGTGATCGCGATTAATTCGGATAATATCCTTGCGCACAAGAAGCTGGCGATGATTTATCAAGGACAAGGACAACTGCAGCGGGCCCTGGAAGCCTGTAAAAAAGTATTAATCATTGACCCTTCCGATAAAGAAGCGAAAGGGCTGGCGGGAGTGCTCGAAAATTCAGTCGCGTCCAGCGCGCCGCCGGGAGAAGCAGCCGTCCTTTCGAACGCGTCCGCTCTGTCTGAGCCCAACCCTGTAAGTGGAACAGAAACGGTGAGTGAAACTGGAATGGAGGATGCCAATTTCCTCTCCCCGGTTGAATCGCTCCCCCCTGTTGAAGCGGTTTTGAGTCAAGCGCCTTCCCCTGAAGTGCCAATCGAAGAATCTCTGATGCCCGTTGAACCGTCCGCTCCAGTCGTAGAAATCGCGTCCGGAGTTCAAGCGGAACCGATCCCGGCCGATCCAGAAGTCAACGTCCCGGAGGTTTTTGAAAACCCGGTCGTGGCGCATGATGAAAGGGTTGCGGAAGCGCCGATTGAGAGTCCCGTTATTGCGGAGGAGAACGGCTTCGCTCAAGAAGATTCCTGGGAGGGGGATAAAACGGTGGTGGCCGGATTTGAAATCCCTTCTAGCGAGAAAGAACCGCTTTTTCCCAGTGTGGAGGGGGCATCGACCCCCGAGAAAGTGGATAAGAAGGAAGAGTCGCTTCTCTCGACAACGCTTGCCTCTCTTTATATGAGCCAGGGGCATTATCAGCAGGCGGCGGATGTATATGAAAAGTTGATGGCGCGAGATCCTTCTGATGAAGAAAGCAGGCAAGGTCTCGAAAAGGCCCTTCAGTCTCTTTTACTTAAACAGGGAGGGGGCGGAGCTTCCCAGGAAAGTTCCGGAGCCGACGACCCGAAAAAGAAGAAGGCCCAACGTCTCCAATCTTGGCTCGATTCCATCCGGAAAAAGAATGAATCTTAA
- a CDS encoding SagB/ThcOx family dehydrogenase, with product MDKKALAEIYHEETKYHEARMGKFQRPLDWGAQPSPYKEYHSDKKVDLIPYLPFQNNPFTGEPLPPAKTQGGYPFGIAEISRLLYFTNGVTGILQYPTGQTLTLRAAPTAGGLYPTELYVAIRGLSVLENGIYNFQVKDHSLVLVWEGDFWEEFERYCMHHEAIAKSNLLVIMTAVYQRSAWRYQERAYRRILLDTGHILGNLVVYAPEEGFSPVPIGGFLDTSLNRLLFLDEAEEGVLAVVALPQGEKINPEEIRPTSAVASMPIPKGENDLKMLQLQLHRVSSILPGEKVDLSAVRRPPDLNVLESKYSYKEATLLPESPIDWGESVGQSILLRRSTRGFSGEGFLKEELAGILGYAYFPVAAVPSPFFDPSILQTYLVVQKVVGLQEGIYYFVPQKNELRLLSAGDFREQTWHFCLGQELARDAAALVIHIAHLKRAVEKYGDRAYRYLHLDAGQIGERLNLAAIRLGLGVSGIGGFYDDEVNALLGLSLDEIVVYITTLGRPRSS from the coding sequence ATGGACAAAAAAGCGCTTGCGGAAATTTACCATGAAGAGACCAAATACCATGAAGCGCGGATGGGGAAGTTTCAGCGGCCGCTCGATTGGGGGGCGCAACCGTCTCCCTACAAAGAATATCACAGCGATAAAAAGGTCGACCTGATCCCGTACCTTCCTTTTCAGAATAATCCCTTTACCGGAGAACCGCTCCCGCCCGCGAAAACCCAGGGGGGATATCCGTTCGGGATCGCAGAGATCTCGCGGTTGCTTTACTTCACCAATGGCGTCACCGGTATTCTGCAATACCCGACCGGCCAGACATTAACCCTTCGGGCCGCGCCGACCGCGGGGGGGCTTTATCCGACCGAGCTCTATGTCGCGATCCGCGGCCTCTCGGTCCTGGAGAACGGGATCTACAATTTTCAGGTGAAAGATCATTCGTTGGTCCTGGTTTGGGAGGGAGACTTTTGGGAGGAGTTTGAGCGATACTGTATGCACCACGAGGCGATCGCGAAGTCAAACCTCCTCGTTATCATGACGGCGGTTTATCAACGGAGCGCCTGGCGTTACCAGGAGCGGGCTTATCGCCGCATCCTGCTCGATACCGGCCACATTCTCGGGAACCTCGTCGTTTATGCGCCGGAGGAGGGTTTTAGCCCGGTCCCCATCGGCGGTTTCTTGGACACCTCTTTGAACCGTCTCCTCTTCTTGGATGAAGCGGAAGAAGGGGTCTTGGCCGTGGTCGCCTTGCCGCAAGGGGAGAAGATTAATCCCGAGGAGATCCGTCCGACCTCGGCGGTGGCGTCGATGCCGATCCCCAAGGGAGAGAATGACTTAAAGATGCTCCAACTCCAGCTCCACCGAGTCTCATCGATCTTGCCGGGGGAGAAGGTCGACCTGTCGGCCGTCCGCCGGCCTCCCGATCTGAATGTTCTGGAATCGAAATATTCCTACAAAGAGGCGACCCTCCTTCCCGAGTCGCCGATCGATTGGGGAGAGAGTGTCGGTCAATCGATTCTTTTGAGAAGGTCGACCCGCGGATTTTCGGGAGAAGGCTTTTTGAAGGAGGAGCTTGCCGGGATTTTAGGATATGCCTACTTTCCCGTTGCGGCGGTTCCGTCGCCTTTTTTCGATCCCTCGATTCTCCAAACCTATCTGGTTGTACAGAAGGTGGTCGGATTGCAGGAGGGGATCTACTACTTTGTGCCGCAAAAAAACGAGCTGCGCCTCCTGTCGGCCGGAGATTTCCGCGAGCAGACCTGGCACTTCTGTTTGGGACAAGAGTTGGCGCGCGACGCGGCGGCGCTGGTGATCCATATCGCCCATCTAAAAAGAGCGGTCGAGAAATATGGCGACCGGGCCTACCGTTATCTCCACCTCGATGCGGGGCAAATCGGAGAGCGGCTGAATCTGGCGGCGATTCGGCTTGGTTTGGGGGTCAGCGGGATCGGCGGCTTTTATGATGATGAAGTTAATGCGCTGCTCGGCCTCTCCCTCGACGAAATCGTCGTCTACATCACCACCCTGGGAAGGCCGCGATCCTCATGA
- the serB gene encoding phosphoserine phosphatase SerB, protein MPKRKTLLVSVTGPDQPGITAALTEIMAESDVRLLDIEQVVTQSILSLSILIELDGAEEGERHLLRDLLFRAHEFGLSMEFKVVRPTEILKKAPVQNYVVTCLGPAVTLRVIAKLATLLSEERVNIQKINTIARKQLECIELTLSTTKPIDPRLLTRKLLRLNAEFGVDIAVQEENLFRRAKRLIVMDMDSTLVQIEGIDELAKEAGVGEKVISITHRAMNGEISFPEALRERVRLLKGLPVGVLEKVCKRMPFTPGAKELVSILKKLGYRTAVLSGGFDYFSARVKESLGLDYAYSNTLEIKEGVLTGEIVGEIVDGKKKAALMEEIARKEGVTLDQVIAIGDGANDLPMITRAGLGIAFNAKPRVREEAHYSITQKNLDSILYLLGITEKDLTAMRQRKQRRTTTL, encoded by the coding sequence ATGCCGAAGAGAAAAACCCTTCTTGTCTCCGTCACCGGCCCCGATCAGCCGGGGATTACCGCCGCGCTGACCGAGATTATGGCTGAATCCGATGTCCGGCTTCTCGACATCGAGCAGGTCGTGACCCAGTCGATTTTATCCCTCTCCATCTTGATCGAGCTGGACGGCGCGGAAGAGGGAGAGCGACACCTTTTGCGCGACCTTCTCTTCCGGGCGCACGAGTTCGGTCTGTCAATGGAGTTCAAAGTCGTCCGGCCGACGGAGATTCTAAAGAAGGCCCCCGTCCAGAATTACGTCGTCACCTGCCTCGGCCCCGCGGTGACCCTTCGCGTCATCGCCAAGCTCGCGACGCTTCTCTCCGAGGAGCGTGTCAACATCCAGAAGATTAACACAATCGCTCGCAAGCAGTTGGAATGTATTGAACTGACCCTGTCCACAACCAAGCCGATCGACCCCCGTCTTCTGACTCGAAAGCTGCTTCGCCTCAATGCCGAGTTCGGGGTCGATATCGCCGTTCAGGAAGAGAACCTCTTCCGCCGCGCCAAGCGACTCATCGTCATGGACATGGATTCGACGCTGGTCCAGATCGAAGGGATCGATGAGTTGGCCAAAGAAGCGGGGGTCGGCGAAAAGGTCATCTCGATCACTCATCGCGCAATGAACGGGGAGATCTCCTTTCCGGAGGCGCTTCGAGAACGGGTCCGCCTGTTAAAAGGACTCCCGGTGGGCGTCCTTGAAAAGGTCTGCAAGCGGATGCCTTTTACGCCGGGTGCAAAAGAGCTGGTTTCTATTCTCAAGAAGCTCGGATATCGAACCGCGGTCCTCTCCGGAGGATTCGACTATTTTAGCGCTCGAGTAAAAGAGTCGCTCGGACTCGATTATGCCTACTCCAACACGTTGGAGATTAAAGAGGGGGTTTTAACCGGCGAGATCGTCGGCGAAATTGTAGACGGCAAGAAAAAGGCGGCCCTGATGGAAGAGATCGCACGGAAGGAAGGGGTCACGCTCGATCAGGTGATCGCCATTGGCGACGGCGCGAACGATCTCCCGATGATCACCCGCGCCGGCCTCGGCATCGCCTTTAACGCCAAACCCCGCGTCAGGGAAGAAGCACATTACAGCATCACCCAGAAAAATCTCGACTCCATCCTCTATCTTCTTGGAATCACCGAGAAGGATCTCACCGCCATGAGACAGAGGAAGCAACGCCGAACGACCACGTTGTAA
- a CDS encoding CoA pyrophosphatase, with protein MTGGPPLGRDAEVRVERFWEVLKSSVKARPGDILSKPELRPAAVLVPFFDKEGAPYLLLTKRSEGVQRHQGEIAFPGGCWESSDADLFETALRECREEIGLERNAVTLIGRLDDHETVTGFSVAPFVSMISYPYPFRLDFREITELIEVPFSFLMNPENCRSRTMRFRGTERTVRSYLYNGNDIWGATAEMIYRLVARVQEGSGNRNARGKG; from the coding sequence ATGACCGGAGGTCCTCCTTTGGGGAGGGATGCCGAAGTGCGGGTGGAACGGTTTTGGGAGGTTTTAAAATCGTCTGTAAAGGCCCGGCCCGGCGATATCCTCTCCAAACCGGAGTTGCGCCCCGCCGCAGTCCTGGTCCCTTTCTTCGACAAGGAAGGGGCCCCTTATCTTCTCTTAACAAAACGAAGTGAAGGGGTTCAGCGGCATCAAGGGGAGATCGCCTTTCCGGGGGGCTGTTGGGAGTCGTCTGATGCTGATCTTTTTGAAACGGCGCTCCGGGAGTGCCGGGAAGAGATCGGCCTCGAACGGAACGCAGTGACGCTCATCGGGCGGCTCGACGACCACGAGACGGTGACCGGTTTCTCGGTCGCTCCATTTGTCTCCATGATTTCTTATCCCTACCCATTTCGATTGGATTTTCGAGAGATCACGGAACTGATCGAGGTTCCCTTTTCCTTTTTAATGAATCCGGAAAATTGCCGATCGCGAACGATGCGATTCAGGGGGACGGAAAGAACGGTCCGATCCTATCTGTACAATGGAAACGACATCTGGGGGGCCACGGCCGAAATGATCTATCGTTTGGTCGCACGCGTTCAGGAGGGCTCAGGCAATAGAAATGCTCGGGGGAAGGGGTGA